The proteins below are encoded in one region of Solanum stenotomum isolate F172 unplaced genomic scaffold, ASM1918654v1 scaffold38100, whole genome shotgun sequence:
- the LOC125852659 gene encoding ubiquitin receptor RAD23c-like, whose protein sequence is MKIFVKTLKGSHFEIEVKPEDTVADVKKNIETVQGSDVYPAAQQMLIHQGKVLKDGTTLEENKVAESNFIVIMLTKSKSSSGGGSGTSTAATAKTPQSSTAAPSSTPASTAAQVPVASPAAAPSPAPASAPAPAPAPAPAPSPAPAPASTVVPGSDVYGQAASSLVAGNNLDGAIQQILDMGGGTWDRETVVRALRAAFNNPERAVEYLYSGIPEAAEVPPVGGSPPSVQAGNQPAQPQLAAQPAPVPAGGPNADPLNLFPQGLPSVGSNTAGANTLDFLRNSQQFQALRAMVQANPQILQPMLQELGKQNPHLMRLIQEHQADFLRLINEPVEGGEGNNVLGQLAAAMPQTISVTPEEREAIERLEQMGFDHDLVLEVFFACNKNEELAANYLLDHMHEFEE, encoded by the exons ATGAAGATTTTTGTGAAAACTCTCAAAGGCTCTCACTTTGAAATCGAAGTCAAACCTGAAGATACG GTTGCCGATGTGAAGAAGAACATAGAAACAGTTCAGGGTTCAGATGTTTATCCTGCTGCCCAGCAGATGCTTATCCACCAGGGGAAGGTACTTAAAGATGGGACAACACTCGAAGAAAATAAAGTTGCTGAAAGCAACTTTATAGTAATCATGCTAACAAAG AGTAAGAGCTCATCTGGAGGAGGTTCAGGAACGTCAACTGCAGCAACAGCTAAG ACACCACAGTCAAGTACGGCAGCACCTAGTTCAACTCCTGCATCTACAGCTGCTCAAGTCCCAGTTGCATC GCCTGCAGCAGCTCCATCCCCAGCGCCAGCCTCTGCCCCTGCCCCTGCCCCAGCCCCAGCCCCAGCCCCTTCTCCTGCTCCTGCTCCTGCATCAACTGTTGT GCCGGGATCTGATGTCTATGGCCAAGCTGCTTCAAGCTTGGTTGCTGGTAACAACCTTGATGGAGCAATTCAGCAGATTCTTGACATGGGTGGTGGAACGTGGGATAGGGAGACAGTTGTTCGAGCCTTACGGGCAGCTTTTAACAATCCTGAGAGGGCTGTTGAATACTTGTACTCT GGTATTCCTGAGGCGGCAGAGGTCCCTCCTGTTGGCGGAAGTCCACCCAGCGTGCAGGCAGGTAATCAACCGGCTCAGCCTCAACTTGCAGCACAACCAGCACCTGTTCCTGCAGGCGGACCCAATGCAGATCCCTTGAATCTCTTTCCTCAG GGGCTTCCCAGTGTGGGATCTAATACTGCTGGTGCGAACACCTTAGACTTTCTAAGGAACAGTCAGCAG TTCCAAGCTTTACGGGCAATGGTTCAGGCCAATCCACAAATTTTGCAG CCCATGCTTCAGGAGCTAGGCAAGCAGAATCCCCACCTAATGAGGCTTATACAGGAGCACCAGGCTGATTTTCTTCGCCTTATCAATGAGCCTGTTGAAGGAGGAGAAGG CAACAACGTATTGGGCCAGCTTGCAGCAGCAATGCCACAGACGATATCTGTAACACCCGAAGAGCGTGAAGCCATAGAACGT CTCGAACAAATGGGCTTTGATCATGACCTTGTACTGGAGGTTTTCTTTGCCTGCAACAAAAATGAGGAGCTCGCTGCTAACTACCTCTTAGATCACATGCACGAGTTTGAAGAGTGA
- the LOC125852667 gene encoding uncharacterized protein LOC125852667, with amino-acid sequence MESMSRKKRVRVDSEESEYNSPEVKKLRENLLYDLTDDDNNSEFCTTSHDFDSFMKSFEEEITASPSPAKVMETEVVDLTADSDESQPELGYLLEASDDELGLPPATAVGSESVIELIGISSDSIWELEERIPNYDSFELGIADLVDYNAGVCEYVAIDGLFDHSDLGFGSPDFLWRPETLPAN; translated from the coding sequence ATGGAGAGCATGAGTAGAAAAAAGAGAGTCCGAGTTGACTCGGAAGAATCAGAATATAACTCACCGGAAGTGAAGAAACTCAGGGAGAATCTGTTATACGATCTCACCGATGACGATAATAACTCCGAGTTTTGCACCACGAGTCATGATTTTGATTCATTCATGAAGAGCTTCGAAGAAGAAATTACAGCTTCTCCGTCACCGGCGAAGGTGATGGAGACGGAAGTGGTGGATTTGACGGCGGATTCTGATGAGTCTCAGCCGGAGTTAGGCTACCTTCTGGAAGCGTCGGATGATGAACTCGGACTTCCTCCGGCAACGGCGGTGGGAAGTGAATCGGTAATCGAATTGATCGGAATTTCATCGGATTCAATATGGGAACTGGAAGAGAGAATTCCGAATTACGATTCGTTCGAATTGGGGATCGCTGATTTGGTGGATTATAACGCTGGTGTTTGTGAATACGTAGCAATAGATGGATTGTTTGATCATTCGGATCTTGGTTTCGGGTCACCCGATTTTCTATGGAGACCCGAGACGTTACCGGCAAACTAG